The Candidatus Saccharibacteria bacterium oral taxon 955 DNA segment AAGGCTTTTTTGTTTGCCTGTGCCTGCTCTCGAAAGGCCTGAACTTCTTCGGGTGTATACGGGTCGGCATAAGCCAGTCCGCTATCGATAAGTTTTTGGGCCCATTTTTTGTAGCTGTTGAGTCGCTCGCTCTGGACGTATGGCCCAAATGGTCCGCCGATATCTGGACCTTCATCGTAGTTTATGCCAATAGTTTTTAGGCTAGCGATCAAATGCTCTTTGCTGCCCGGAACTAGACGCTTTCGATCGGTATCTTCTAGTCGTAGCACAAAAGTGCCACCAGCCTGACGTGCCACTAAATAAGCAAAAAGAGCGGTGCGAATACCGCCAACGTGTAAAAAGCCGGTAGGGCTTGGAGCGAAACGAGTACGAACATTCATGACCAACAGTATAACAGATGTAAGCTAGTCAATTCCAGACTACCTAAAAGGATGTTTTTGGCTTATTGGCTAGTAGCTGCTATAGACTGGTTGCGATACGCTGAATTTGGTCACCAGAAAGCGTTGCGTTGCCGGATATAGTGTAGAGGATTCCATTGTTGACCCAAACAGCATTGCTACCGTAGGCATAGATAGTTAGGCCGCCGGTCGTAGTTGTTGTGTAGTTTTTACCAGCTTGTGGTGAGACGTAATTTTCGAGAACAGCACTAGAGTCCCAGTCTGATCGAGTCTGTGATAGCGTAAAGTTTTGTGGTCCACCGTTGGCGGCGAATTTCATGGTAACGCTCCCTTGCTGGTATGTAATGGGGCCGTTTAGGCTATAGCCACTTGGTTGGTAGCTGGGGTACGAGGCACTAATGCCAGCTTGTGAGGCTGCTACGCGAGTCGATAAGGCTGGCATGTTTAGATATGTTAGATAACCTCCGAGCACGAGGATGGCTAGCGAGGCTGAAGCAATACTCAAAAACCTACCAATTGAACGGTGTTTTTTGGCTGGTTTGATGTCTTTTTTGAGGGACTTTGGCTGCATTTTAGCACTTGCTTGGCTGATAGCCTCTTGTTTGAGTACTTGTGAAGGCTTGACCATACGCTCCACTGGTCGCTTGGCGGACATCCGGATACTGGCGCGTTCAGCTAGATGGTGCTTGGTAGGAGCAAGGTCTACGGCGACGGGAGTGATCTGCTTGGGCGTGGGTTTTGTGAAGTGGGTGATTTGCTCGCTCTGAGTAGCGGCAGGAGCTCGCACTGGTTTTGGACGGGTGATGATGGTAGGGTTTGCGGTTTGATTGGTAGCCTTTGGGGCGGGTTCTTTCGCTTCACGACGAACATATTTTCGATTAAGTGTTTTTGAGCGTTGTGGCTGAGCGTGCATATGGCGCGCATTGTGCTGTCGTGGTGCAGTGGTGTTACCCCGCTCTACACGCAGTGGCATGCCCGTCTGTGCGTCATAGACGGTGCCATTTACTGATATAGTTTGTTTGGTCATGTATTTCTCCCCTGCTATAAAGAGCCTACCCTGCTCATGCTTACTTTATCATAGCTTATCACCCTCGCTGGGTGCAAGTGTTGTTTTTGGGGTCGACAAGGTATAATGTTGGTGTATGTATCATGCACCAAGTAAGCGCAAAAAGCGTACTCAACTAGCGTTTATATATTTTTTGATGGTACTTTCGGTTATTTCGATTGTTGTGGTGCTGATTCTGATTACACAGGGCTATAGGTTTAATCATTTTGATGGAAAGCTTGAACAGGGTGGCTTGGTTCAGTTTAATTCTCGTCCGACGGGTGCGACGGTTTCGGTTGACGGGATGGCGCTTGCTAACCGTACGGCAAGCAAAATTACCCTTTCGGCTGGTCCGCACGAGGTTATGATTTCTCGCGAGGGTTACACGACATGGAAAAAAACCGTGAACGTAAAACCGGGTAGTGTGTTGTGGCTAAATTATGCGCAGTTACTGCCAGTCGCTCCTAAAGTTTCAACCGGTGCTACCTATACTGGTGTAGTTACGCCACTTGTTGCTCCAAATCACAAGAAGCTAGCTCTCTTTGAGTCCTCGTCGCAACCTGTGATCTCGATGACGACGATCAACACAGATAAGCCCGAAACGAAAAAACTGACAATCCCAGCTGGCATCTATACTGTACCTGGCGAAGGTACGACGTCGGACTTTTCTCTGATGATGTGGGACGCTAATAATCGATATCTCATCGTGAAACATGTTTATGGCGACAAGACCGAGTATCTTTCGGTTGATACTGATGACTTGTCTCATTCTCGTAATATCACAACTTCTTTGGGAGTCGATATTGCAAATGTTCGTTACTCGATGGCGAATAGTGGAATGGCTTATATTTTGACGATGAGCCATGAACTGCGTAGAGCGGATCTGGAGCAGTCGACTATAACTGGTCCGTTAGTGTCTAATGTGGCTGAGTTTTCGATGCCAGACCGCGATACGGTCGTGTATACGACGCTAACAGACGAGAAAGGTGCGCGTAGTGTTGGATACCTTAGTTCTGGTTCATCAACCGCTAAGCAGTTGAAATCTTATGCTGATATCTCTACTGATCCACTGCATATCTCGACCGGGATTTATTATAGTCAGCGATACGTTGTGATTTCGCATGGCGATACGGTTGATATTTATAGAGGTAATTTACCGTCGAGTGACACAAAGGCCTCTATTGAGCTCAAAGACGTAGCGTCGTATCAAATTCCTGGCGGGGCTGATTATCTCGGTCTATCGCCCAGTGAGAATCGGTTTGTTTATGCCGCAAAAGGCACGAAGATCACTACTTATGATCTAGAGTTATTACATTCCTCGGTGGTTACGTTGTCGACACCGCTTGATCGTGAGCCAGAGTGGATGGATGGCTATCACTTGATAAATACTAGTGACGGGCGCGGTAGCTTTTATGATTTTGACGGTACAAATGCTCAGGTGTTTGCTCAAAATATTGTGAAACAGCCAGCCTTTATGGCCGATGGCAACACCTATCTATACTACTTTGCGCAGGCTGGTTTAGAGATAAAGCTTCAACGTATCAGAATGATCGAATAGACTGATATTTGGTTTAGTCTAGCGAGCACCAAATAGTCGCTGGAGGAATGTTGGTGAGTTCGCTGGCATCTTTGTGGCATTTGCAGAAGTGTTAGTGTCTTGTTTGGCGGTTGTCGCGCCGTTTGGATCAGGGCTGACTTGATCAGCAAATACAAGCAGTCGGTCGCGGTCTGTACCAAGAGGTGTACAGGTTACAAGTGTCATGTGTGGCTTGTCGGTACCAGTCTGTAGAGCGGCAACGTCAGTTGGTTTAACGACCTTTGTGTGGGTGATCGTGTAGACGTAGCGGGTGCTATTGTAGTTGACATATATAGTGTCGCCCGCTTTCATGCGCTCGAGTGGAGCAAAAATAAACTTATAATCACCTCTGTCGAGCCAGTCGTTTGATGAGTGTCCGGACAGGACGAAGTTGCCTTTTTCACCTGGTCGTGCGCTTGCGCCCTGGATATTAAACCAAGCGACCCCCTTGTCCATTGCGGCGTCAAGTGATTCTTTGCTGGCAGCGTTTGCGTCCCAGACGATTGGTGCGTCGACATTGATTTTTGGAATTATGAGGCGCGGATCAGACGAGACGGTTGACGATGCATTTGGATCGACGATAAGCGTTGCTGGATCCATGTTCCCGGGTGTGATATAAGCGCTAACATTCGAGAAAAGGACACGGTTATATTGGAGAAACAGAAATATCAACATCACCATCACTGCGGCTAATACGGGGACAAAATGACGGCTCTTGCGGACCTTTTTGGCACGTTCGTTGATCTGATGGCGTAGTCTACTCCGCAGGTCGTGCATTGCCTCGTCGGTGCTGATTGAATCGTCTTTGCTTTTGTTGTTCTGGGTTTGTACGGTCGCTTCGAGGGATTTTTTTGCAGCGTGAACCTGTCCAACATAGTAGCGCTCGTAGTATTGCTGGTAATAATTCTGCCAAGCGCTATGGTACTGTTTCCATTCGTTGGCTTGAATTTGACGGTGTTGCTGAGGAGTTCGTTCGTACGGGTTTGGTACGTTAGCCTGCTGATTTGCTACTTGCATATTGACCGCACCGGGTCCTGGTTGCATACCGTTTGTGTCTTTGGCGGACCCGATTGGCTGAGTTGCGGGCTGAGTTTGCGGAGGTGATAATGGCTGGTTCGGAGGGGTGGACTGGGCAGTTGTTGTTAGGTTTGGGTCTTGCCGGTAGATATTGTCTATTTGATTTCGTACCACTTCTGCTGCTGCATCGTTACTAGCTTGCCGCTTTGTCGACGACAAGCCGCCCACCGTCTGGCGAGATGGGATGACAAGGGGGTTGGTGGGTCTTGAATCTTCTGGACGCATAGTAGAATATTCTTTTCTAATTATATCACGCCACTCTAATAACGATTATGCTTTTTGGTGTCAAAAGCTCTCATTAACAGAGGTGATATATTGTAAAAATCTATATCTTATGCTATAATAGAGGTGTATGTCAGGTTCGGTTGTTGTCTGCTTATCGACACTGGTCTGTTTAATTTCAGAGGACGTTGATATACAATGAGTAGGGCCTGTTTGACGCTATGCGTAAAAAGGGTTTGTCTAGTCGGTAATTTAAAATATATTAACTTGATGGGCTGGTGGCGGAATTGGTAGACGCGCTAGACTCAAAATCTGGTGAGAAATATCTCGTGCGGGTTCAAGTCCCGCCCGGCCCACCAAGTTGATGTATTTTGTACTAAAGCCCTCCTGGTGATGTGAATACTATGAACAAGCTTCTAAAGGATGCCTAGATATATGGTAGTATCGGATCAAGCACTTTTCGGTGGTTTGAGGTAGTTGCTTAAAAAGCTCAAAAATAGCTAGAGGTTGCTTGATTGCCGAGACTTACTTAATCAAGCTGGTGCTGATTGCTTCGAGCGGCTGATTTGGTGTCCACATTAGATAGCTTGCTATTCTGGTGGCGGTGTGTCCGCGCCAGATTGCCATAGGGTTGTCCCATTTTGTCGTCGTGACTTCCCCACCGTGTGCGACAATGAGATTTTCGCGATGTAGCACAACGATCGTTACTGGATATATGGCTGTAAACTTATGAAGTGTTTCGACAAGTTGCATCAGTTGCATGCTAAAAGTCAACATCTTTGGATAATAAATCGACCGAAACAGCTTTTGGAGCTGGGCAAAGCTCAGTACCAGGGTTGTTTCTGGTCGATCAACAAGGGCCTCAGTATCATTTCTAACGAGGTCGATGGCGTCGCGTGTGATGACTAGCGGGCCGGTGTATTCACGGATAAAGTCACTGTAGACAAGTGCTGTTTCGCTACTGCGTCCAGCATCGCCAGCTAGTAGTACGCAGTCTGACCATGCACCTAGTGCTAGAAGCTCGCCGAGAGCGTCGTGCGACAATCCGCCACTTTGGTTGCAATCAGCAAATACGACATCGGTCATACTGGTCGGGATCATTTTTCTCAGGCAGTCTGGTAGTAAAACTCGCACAGTGCCAGCACCGGCCTCTTGGGCGGTTGAATAGCTTTCAGCAACTCCGGCGAATCCGAGTTTATTGCCGCCGACTATGCCGAGCTTACCGCGCATACTGCGTTGCTCGGGTTTTTGCCACTCTATATCTGGAAAAAGTGGCTTATCAATGGCTTGTTGATGCCAATATGGATGTATCGTCACTCCCCTAGTATACGCTAGTGCGGTGTAGCTTGTGTAAGTCGATAATTATCGTCGTTTGGCTCAAGTGTATACATCATATTTTTGCGTTCGATAACAATTTTCCACTTGTTGTTAATCGCCTGCTCGTATAACTCAGCGGTTGGATTAAACGCTATCGGATTGTCGACAAGTTTTAGCATGTGGCGATCGCCGTTGCTGTCACCTACAGCGATGCTATCTTTTAGGGTTAGTTTATGCTTTTTTATGAGGTCTTTTAGGATGATGTCTTTGTTGGTGTGGGTTTTGATGATGTTTCCGGTGAAGTATTCATCACCACGCTCCCACTGCTGGCCGACCCAGACATCGAAACCGTATTTGGCGGCAAACGGCTCGACAAGTTCGATCTGTGAGCCAGAGATTGCAATCAAGAAATAACCCTCTTCTTTAAGTTGGCGAATTAAATCGCGTGTGTAGACGTAGACATTGTCGGCACGCTTGTCGATAACCATCTGGGCGGCCTCTTCGTAGTCGTCGATACGTAGCTGTGGCAGTATGTGGTCGATGCGATCAACGACGAGCATATCAAATTCTTCAAAGGCATTACCGTGGATTCGATGGCGCCACTTGCGATTGGCCATGGTTGTCTCTTCGAGGATATCGTCGGGCAATGCACCCATTTTCATCAGTTCATAGGCGACCTCACGATATAGACCGCTACGAAATAGCGTGCCATCGATATCAAATACTGCAAACTTTTGCTTTGCCATAGTTGTCGTAGTATACGCCCTAGGGGGGTGATTGTCATGCATAAGCGATTAGTAAACGGTCATATCGGTAACTGCCAGCGTGCCGTCTGGCTGCTTGATCATCTGGTAAGCGATATTCTTTCGTTCAACTACGATTCGCCAACCTCTTTCGTGAGCCGTTCCGAGGAGGTCTCCAGCGGGATTAAAGGCGATGGGTGTACCGACCAGTTCCAGTATACCGATATCGCTTTCCGAGTCGCCGATGGCTAGGGCGTCTAGTAGATCATAGCCATGCTTGTCGGCGTAGGTGGTGACTATCCCTGCTTTGTCTTTTGGCACATTTCGAACGATCCCGCCAGTAAAGCCCTGCTCATTTCGTTCGTATAATGACCCAATCCAATCGTCAAAACCGTAGAGTTTAGCGAATTGGTCGACTAGCTCTTGCTGTGAACCGCTCAAAGCAAGTAGAAAATATCCCTCATCTTTGAGTTGCTTGAGTAATCGATGGGTGTAGCGGTATATCTTGTGACTACTTGAGCTGACGGTTTCTTTGGCGGTTTGGTCGAAAATCTGCGTCGGAATACGTGGTAGCTCGCTGGAAAACAGTTTAATCATCTTCTTTTCGTAGTCATGAAAAGAGGTACGACGAGACGTCCAGCCCAAAAGAGCTTCGTCTAGCTGTTCGGCGACGTCGTCGCGGAAGCAGCCTTTGTCTTTTAGTTTGAAGACAAGTTCATGGTACAATTGCCAGCGAAATAATGTGCCATCGAGGTCAAAAACCGCAAGCTTACCTGGCTTTTGTCGCGCTGGGTCGTGGTTCGTCATAAATCCTCCTCTTGACGAAATAGCGAGATTACTGGCTTATTATAACACGTACCTCTGTTTGAGGCAATGTAGAGGGCGTTATATCTCGATACTAACTGGACAGTGATCGCTACCCATGACATCGGGGTGAATCTGCGGATTTTTGACACAAGAAGCGATATCGTGGCTAGCTAGCCAGTAGTCGATACGCCAGCCAACGTTGCGCGCTCGAGCATTTGCCCAGTGCGTCCACCAGGTGTACTTACCTGGCGTATCTGGGTGGGCCATGCGAAAGGTGTCGACAAACCCTGCGTCCAGAAAATCCTGAAACCTCTCTCGCTCTTCGTTTGTGAAGCCGTGCTTACCGACGTTGGCTTTTGGGTTTGCTAGATCAATCTCAGCGTGAGCGACGTTCATATCACCACAGTAGAGTACTGGCTTGGTCGCTTCGAGTTGCTTGAGGTGTGCTAGCACCGCCCTATCCCACTTGTCGTAGCGCAAGGATAGACGAGACAAGTCTCCTTTTGAATTTGGTGTATAGCAAGTGACTACCCAATAATTATCGAATTCCGCCGAAATTATGCGCCCTTCGGCGTTTGGGTCGCCGTAACTGTCGCCTGTTAGCGCAAATTGCGTGATAATCTCATCGGGGAAGCCGTCGATATAGCGGATAGCAG contains these protein-coding regions:
- a CDS encoding PEGA domain-containing protein — protein: MYHAPSKRKKRTQLAFIYFLMVLSVISIVVVLILITQGYRFNHFDGKLEQGGLVQFNSRPTGATVSVDGMALANRTASKITLSAGPHEVMISREGYTTWKKTVNVKPGSVLWLNYAQLLPVAPKVSTGATYTGVVTPLVAPNHKKLALFESSSQPVISMTTINTDKPETKKLTIPAGIYTVPGEGTTSDFSLMMWDANNRYLIVKHVYGDKTEYLSVDTDDLSHSRNITTSLGVDIANVRYSMANSGMAYILTMSHELRRADLEQSTITGPLVSNVAEFSMPDRDTVVYTTLTDEKGARSVGYLSSGSSTAKQLKSYADISTDPLHISTGIYYSQRYVVISHGDTVDIYRGNLPSSDTKASIELKDVASYQIPGGADYLGLSPSENRFVYAAKGTKITTYDLELLHSSVVTLSTPLDREPEWMDGYHLINTSDGRGSFYDFDGTNAQVFAQNIVKQPAFMADGNTYLYYFAQAGLEIKLQRIRMIE
- a CDS encoding sortase codes for the protein MRPEDSRPTNPLVIPSRQTVGGLSSTKRQASNDAAAEVVRNQIDNIYRQDPNLTTTAQSTPPNQPLSPPQTQPATQPIGSAKDTNGMQPGPGAVNMQVANQQANVPNPYERTPQQHRQIQANEWKQYHSAWQNYYQQYYERYYVGQVHAAKKSLEATVQTQNNKSKDDSISTDEAMHDLRSRLRHQINERAKKVRKSRHFVPVLAAVMVMLIFLFLQYNRVLFSNVSAYITPGNMDPATLIVDPNASSTVSSDPRLIIPKINVDAPIVWDANAASKESLDAAMDKGVAWFNIQGASARPGEKGNFVLSGHSSNDWLDRGDYKFIFAPLERMKAGDTIYVNYNSTRYVYTITHTKVVKPTDVAALQTGTDKPHMTLVTCTPLGTDRDRLLVFADQVSPDPNGATTAKQDTNTSANATKMPANSPTFLQRLFGAR
- a CDS encoding HAD-IB family phosphatase encodes the protein MTNHDPARQKPGKLAVFDLDGTLFRWQLYHELVFKLKDKGCFRDDVAEQLDEALLGWTSRRTSFHDYEKKMIKLFSSELPRIPTQIFDQTAKETVSSSSHKIYRYTHRLLKQLKDEGYFLLALSGSQQELVDQFAKLYGFDDWIGSLYERNEQGFTGGIVRNVPKDKAGIVTTYADKHGYDLLDALAIGDSESDIGILELVGTPIAFNPAGDLLGTAHERGWRIVVERKNIAYQMIKQPDGTLAVTDMTVY
- the xth gene encoding exodeoxyribonuclease III, giving the protein MKLYSWNVNGIRAVINKGALQQFIAEHDPDILCLQETKASRDQVEIDLPQYEEHFFSAIKKGYSGTAIFSKTPAIRYIDGFPDEIITQFALTGDSYGDPNAEGRIISAEFDNYWVVTCYTPNSKGDLSRLSLRYDKWDRAVLAHLKQLEATKPVLYCGDMNVAHAEIDLANPKANVGKHGFTNEERERFQDFLDAGFVDTFRMAHPDTPGKYTWWTHWANARARNVGWRIDYWLASHDIASCVKNPQIHPDVMGSDHCPVSIEI
- a CDS encoding HAD-IB family hydrolase → MAKQKFAVFDIDGTLFRSGLYREVAYELMKMGALPDDILEETTMANRKWRHRIHGNAFEEFDMLVVDRIDHILPQLRIDDYEEAAQMVIDKRADNVYVYTRDLIRQLKEEGYFLIAISGSQIELVEPFAAKYGFDVWVGQQWERGDEYFTGNIIKTHTNKDIILKDLIKKHKLTLKDSIAVGDSNGDRHMLKLVDNPIAFNPTAELYEQAINNKWKIVIERKNMMYTLEPNDDNYRLTQATPH
- a CDS encoding DUF4367 domain-containing protein encodes the protein MTKQTISVNGTVYDAQTGMPLRVERGNTTAPRQHNARHMHAQPQRSKTLNRKYVRREAKEPAPKATNQTANPTIITRPKPVRAPAATQSEQITHFTKPTPKQITPVAVDLAPTKHHLAERASIRMSAKRPVERMVKPSQVLKQEAISQASAKMQPKSLKKDIKPAKKHRSIGRFLSIASASLAILVLGGYLTYLNMPALSTRVAASQAGISASYPSYQPSGYSLNGPITYQQGSVTMKFAANGGPQNFTLSQTRSDWDSSAVLENYVSPQAGKNYTTTTTGGLTIYAYGSNAVWVNNGILYTISGNATLSGDQIQRIATSL